A stretch of the Aneurinibacillus migulanus genome encodes the following:
- the cmpA gene encoding cortex morphogenetic protein CmpA, giving the protein MPQWLKRQLMKAFQTKNRRQILLLNDCWFLYNEKQGGQS; this is encoded by the coding sequence ATGCCGCAGTGGCTGAAACGCCAGCTAATGAAAGCATTTCAGACGAAAAATCGGCGGCAGATTCTGCTGCTGAACGATTGCTGGTTCTTATATAACGAGAAACAGGGGGGGCAAAGCTAA
- a CDS encoding hydrolase/acyltransferase, whose product MKGGATLRYCILSTEKELQFVAMPDSYMYQLVALLHRLHKEIGKLTVSERPAIPEVIAECTELELHAQGANIIQGIDYLADLEGRFASLQEENYPLIALLTEIRALHAQLEYLVEEGEYE is encoded by the coding sequence ATGAAAGGGGGAGCTACCTTGCGCTACTGTATTTTATCAACAGAAAAAGAATTGCAATTCGTTGCTATGCCCGATAGTTACATGTATCAGCTCGTTGCGCTGCTGCATCGTCTGCATAAAGAAATCGGCAAGCTGACCGTATCCGAACGCCCTGCTATACCGGAAGTTATCGCAGAGTGCACGGAGCTTGAGCTGCACGCCCAGGGTGCCAACATTATTCAAGGCATCGATTATTTGGCAGATTTAGAAGGACGGTTCGCCTCCCTGCAGGAAGAGAATTATCCGCTCATCGCCTTGTTAACTGAGATTCGCGCACTGCATGCACAGCTTGAATATTTGGTAGAAGAAGGCGAATACGAGTAA
- a CDS encoding SprT family protein, protein MESLTEAQLQKLVERISSDDFTRPFTHRAYFNPRLRTTGGRYVLRTHNIELNPKHYETFGMEELVGIIKHELCHYHLHLTGRGYKHKDADFKQLLKQVGGSRYCRSLAPRKKQEYRYELLCKGCGMRYLRKRRMNTKKYVCGKCRGSLVLREVEDIHDRKSAR, encoded by the coding sequence ATGGAGAGCTTAACGGAGGCGCAGCTGCAGAAGCTTGTCGAACGAATCTCCTCCGATGATTTTACCCGTCCGTTTACACACCGCGCGTATTTCAATCCGCGTCTGCGGACAACAGGCGGTCGCTATGTATTGCGGACACATAATATTGAATTAAATCCCAAACATTATGAGACATTCGGTATGGAAGAACTGGTAGGGATCATTAAGCATGAGCTCTGCCACTACCACCTTCACCTAACCGGTCGAGGATATAAACATAAAGATGCAGATTTTAAACAGTTGCTAAAACAGGTGGGCGGTAGCCGATACTGCCGTTCACTTGCCCCACGTAAAAAACAGGAATACCGTTATGAGCTACTATGCAAAGGGTGCGGTATGCGCTATCTACGTAAACGGCGCATGAATACGAAAAAATACGTCTGCGGCAAATGCAGAGGTTCTTTGGTGCTGCGGGAAGTGGAGGATATTCATGACAGAAAATCGGCGCGATGA
- the thiL gene encoding thiamine-phosphate kinase, with translation MTENRRDEFGLISYLTGRQKVPTALGERITVGNGDDAAIVAGRTGYEWIACCDTMVEDVHFKRQTMLPSDIGHKALASNISDVAAMGGIPLFYLVSLGLPHTWNEEEIAEIYDGMATLALRYNMALIGGDTVAVPGPLTLTVTVLGEVEQDHGLLRGNARPGDAVFLTGTVGDSGAGLDILLQEQWGVANVPVEWMSLANRHRLPEPDVKAGRLLATSGIRIALNDISDGLASEAWEIAEASNVRLVLEEAAIPLSAPVLRYADMSGNCALDWAFYGGEDYRLVGCVSAEYKESISQAFAEKELPLYWIGEVQAGSPEVRIHWQSGKSTTLPKKGYNHFNGER, from the coding sequence ATGACAGAAAATCGGCGCGATGAGTTCGGACTTATCTCATATTTAACCGGTCGACAGAAGGTGCCTACAGCACTTGGAGAACGGATTACGGTTGGTAATGGTGATGATGCGGCCATCGTTGCTGGACGTACCGGCTATGAGTGGATTGCTTGCTGCGATACGATGGTAGAAGACGTGCATTTTAAGCGTCAAACAATGCTTCCAAGCGATATCGGTCATAAAGCACTGGCATCCAATATTAGTGATGTAGCAGCGATGGGCGGAATTCCGCTGTTTTATCTTGTATCTTTAGGATTGCCACATACGTGGAACGAAGAGGAAATAGCCGAAATCTACGACGGGATGGCGACATTGGCTCTCCGTTATAATATGGCGCTTATTGGAGGAGACACGGTCGCAGTGCCGGGCCCTTTGACGCTGACTGTTACTGTGCTCGGAGAGGTAGAGCAAGATCATGGTCTGCTCCGAGGCAATGCCCGGCCTGGCGACGCCGTTTTTTTGACTGGAACGGTAGGCGATTCAGGGGCCGGTCTGGATATTTTGCTGCAAGAACAATGGGGTGTTGCCAACGTTCCGGTTGAATGGATGTCTCTGGCTAATCGGCATCGTTTGCCAGAACCCGATGTGAAAGCTGGTCGTTTGCTGGCAACGAGCGGTATTCGCATCGCTTTGAACGATATTAGTGACGGATTGGCAAGCGAAGCCTGGGAAATCGCCGAAGCGAGCAATGTGAGGCTGGTGTTGGAGGAAGCAGCAATCCCGCTGAGCGCCCCGGTTCTCCGTTATGCTGATATGAGCGGGAATTGTGCTCTTGATTGGGCGTTTTACGGAGGAGAAGATTATCGACTGGTTGGCTGTGTTTCTGCAGAATATAAAGAGAGTATAAGTCAGGCTTTTGCGGAAAAAGAACTTCCTCTGTACTGGATCGGAGAAGTACAAGCTGGTTCTCCTGAGGTAAGGATTCATTGGCAAAGTGGAAAAAGTACAACACTCCCGAAAAAAGGGTATAATCATTTTAATGGAGAACGGTAA
- the tsaE gene encoding tRNA (adenosine(37)-N6)-threonylcarbamoyltransferase complex ATPase subunit type 1 TsaE, with translation MRDAQTYTFHTRSMQETQELAESVGRLVEPGDVFTLTGDLGAGKTTFTQGLARGMDISGVVNSPTFTIIKEYMGRLPLYHMDVYRMEDELEDLGFDEYFYGDGVTVVEWPQMIAEQLPAERCEIAITRGEGDERTLIFTAYGRRYEIVCEAIKNDHSGN, from the coding sequence ATGAGAGATGCACAAACATATACGTTTCACACCCGTTCCATGCAAGAAACCCAAGAGTTGGCGGAAAGTGTTGGTCGGCTGGTAGAACCCGGAGATGTTTTTACGCTGACGGGTGATTTAGGTGCTGGCAAGACGACTTTTACGCAGGGGCTGGCCCGAGGCATGGACATTAGCGGTGTAGTCAATAGCCCAACGTTTACGATTATTAAAGAGTATATGGGGCGCTTGCCTCTTTATCATATGGATGTATATCGTATGGAAGATGAACTGGAGGATTTGGGCTTCGACGAGTATTTTTATGGAGATGGCGTGACGGTGGTAGAATGGCCGCAGATGATTGCAGAGCAGCTTCCTGCCGAGCGATGTGAGATTGCGATTACCCGTGGGGAAGGCGACGAGCGAACGCTTATCTTTACGGCATACGGCAGACGATATGAAATAGTATGTGAGGCGATAAAGAATGACCATTCTGGCAATTGA
- the tsaB gene encoding tRNA (adenosine(37)-N6)-threonylcarbamoyltransferase complex dimerization subunit type 1 TsaB → MTILAIDTSNFSLSIAVCTEDKVLGECVTNLKKNHSVRLMPMVSQLLDEVEVEPSELKAVVVARGPGSYTGVRIGVATAKSIAWSLNIPLIGISSLEVLAWNGAYFPGRIIPFFDARRGQVYTGVYRYAPEGGVCLAEAERIVLLEQALEEWKAADARESILFLGDDIAIHKDTIQNILGEQAVFAPASYRVPRAAHLATAGWKALQEGRVEDTQTFTPVYLQLAEAEAKWLASQKK, encoded by the coding sequence ATGACCATTCTGGCAATTGATACATCAAACTTCAGTCTGAGTATTGCTGTGTGCACGGAAGATAAAGTGCTCGGCGAATGTGTCACTAACCTGAAAAAAAATCACAGTGTTCGACTTATGCCAATGGTTAGCCAACTATTGGATGAAGTGGAAGTTGAGCCGTCCGAATTGAAGGCGGTTGTAGTAGCCAGGGGCCCGGGCTCGTATACAGGAGTGCGTATTGGTGTCGCTACTGCCAAGAGTATAGCCTGGTCACTTAATATTCCGTTAATCGGGATTTCCAGCCTGGAAGTATTGGCTTGGAATGGCGCTTATTTTCCGGGTCGGATTATTCCGTTCTTCGATGCGCGCCGCGGGCAAGTATATACCGGTGTATATCGTTATGCACCGGAAGGAGGAGTATGCCTTGCGGAAGCCGAACGAATCGTTCTGTTGGAGCAAGCGCTTGAAGAGTGGAAAGCGGCAGATGCCCGAGAATCAATACTGTTTCTGGGGGATGACATTGCTATCCATAAAGATACCATCCAGAACATTCTGGGAGAGCAAGCGGTGTTCGCTCCGGCATCGTATCGAGTTCCACGTGCCGCCCACCTCGCTACAGCGGGCTGGAAAGCTCTCCAAGAAGGTCGTGTTGAAGATACGCAAACATTTACCCCTGTCTATCTTCAATTGGCGGAAGCGGAAGCCAAGTGGCTTGCCAGCCAAAAGAAGTAG
- the rimI gene encoding ribosomal protein S18-alanine N-acetyltransferase, producing MSDECIIRRMEMKDLDGIEEVERLSFQTPWSRDSFINELKQNVFARYFVAEKGGRIVGYGGMWLVLDEAHITNVAVHPDYRGRYLGEKLMHRLMGHAASSGAAAMTLEVRRSNETAKGLYKKLGFVEEGIRPGYYTDNGEDAIIMWVRLEQDSEERKTLEL from the coding sequence ATGTCAGATGAGTGTATCATTCGACGCATGGAGATGAAAGACCTTGATGGGATCGAAGAAGTGGAGCGACTTTCATTTCAAACTCCCTGGTCGAGGGATTCGTTTATTAATGAGTTAAAGCAAAATGTATTTGCTAGATATTTTGTGGCAGAGAAAGGTGGACGGATTGTCGGGTATGGCGGGATGTGGCTTGTGCTGGATGAAGCACATATTACCAATGTGGCCGTTCATCCGGATTACCGTGGACGATATCTTGGTGAAAAATTGATGCACCGATTAATGGGGCATGCCGCAAGTTCCGGTGCTGCTGCTATGACGCTTGAAGTGCGCCGCAGCAATGAAACGGCAAAAGGACTGTATAAAAAGCTTGGGTTCGTAGAAGAGGGCATACGGCCAGGTTATTATACGGACAATGGGGAAGATGCCATTATTATGTGGGTGAGATTAGAACAGGACAGTGAAGAGCGGAAAACCCTTGAATTATAA
- a CDS encoding class I SAM-dependent methyltransferase yields the protein MSFSNYGELCTEVYDFTKKIGQSLGGDIEYYQEKLKNCKGRILEAMVGSGRVIIPLLEAGLNVDGVDYSAEMLASCRQRCEEYGLKPNLFQSDLKELSLPNKYEVIIIPAGSFLLIEKRDESIKVLKRLYEHLEIGGRLILDIFLPDKNFNVGTYGETSTFTFPNGDIITMESKLVEADLFNQYKVSYLKYEKWRKGKLIQSELQRFALRWYGVEEFKLVLQSIGFSEVVVTADFDYNKQPTNSNQQFVYEAYKK from the coding sequence ATGTCTTTTAGTAATTATGGAGAGCTTTGTACAGAAGTTTATGATTTTACAAAAAAAATAGGACAGTCACTCGGTGGGGATATAGAGTATTATCAAGAAAAGCTTAAAAATTGTAAAGGACGTATTCTTGAAGCAATGGTTGGTTCTGGTCGTGTAATCATTCCTCTTTTAGAAGCTGGTCTTAATGTAGACGGGGTTGACTATTCTGCTGAAATGTTAGCTTCTTGTCGTCAACGCTGTGAAGAATATGGGTTAAAACCTAATTTATTTCAATCAGATTTAAAGGAACTTTCTTTACCTAATAAATATGAGGTAATTATTATTCCTGCTGGCTCTTTTTTATTAATTGAAAAACGAGATGAATCAATTAAAGTTTTAAAGAGATTGTATGAGCATTTGGAAATAGGAGGTAGACTAATTCTCGATATTTTTCTACCTGATAAAAATTTTAATGTAGGTACTTATGGTGAGACATCAACATTTACTTTTCCTAATGGTGATATAATTACAATGGAAAGTAAACTTGTTGAAGCTGATTTATTCAATCAGTATAAAGTTTCGTATTTAAAGTATGAAAAATGGCGTAAAGGAAAACTAATTCAATCGGAGTTACAACGTTTTGCATTACGCTGGTATGGTGTTGAAGAATTTAAATTGGTGTTACAAAGTATAGGATTTTCTGAAGTTGTAGTGACCGCCGACTTTGATTACAATAAACAACCTACAAATAGTAATCAGCAATTCGTTTATGAAGCTTACAAAAAATAA
- a CDS encoding amino acid permease, with amino-acid sequence MAGLNQEQSLKREMKSRHLFMIALGGVIGAGFFNGSGYTISQSGPLGAVLAYMMGGFIMYLVMLCLGELTVAMPVSGSFQTYATKYIHPSTGFTVGWIYWIGWSSTVAFEIVTIGMQMQRWFPDISPWLWSLLTGIILFSVNAFSARSFAETEFWFASIKVVTIVLFILIGASVIFGFVPIHGETSAPMFTHLTEFGFFPNGALAVVIAMLAVNYSLGGTELVGIASGESESPEKTIPKAINQTAYRIILFFVLSIVILVSIVPWQEIKPNVSPFVTALDKIGIPYAADIMNFVIITSLLSVANSGLYATTRMLYSLSKAQMAPKSFQKLTGKGVPLLALIASMGISCVSILASKIAANTVYTWILSVAGMASILAWMSIAASQYFFRKRYLAEGGKVSDLGFRTPLYPVVPILAFSFNLIVLISLAFGEGTKMTIYIGVPVVIVLHLIYLFFIRKQTHEQYSSAVNE; translated from the coding sequence ATGGCTGGATTAAATCAGGAACAAAGTCTAAAAAGAGAAATGAAAAGCCGCCACTTGTTTATGATTGCTTTAGGCGGTGTAATTGGTGCAGGGTTTTTCAATGGTTCTGGTTATACAATTAGCCAATCAGGACCACTAGGTGCAGTGTTAGCCTATATGATGGGCGGATTTATTATGTATTTAGTTATGTTGTGTTTAGGGGAATTGACAGTGGCTATGCCAGTATCTGGTTCATTCCAAACGTATGCGACTAAATATATTCATCCATCAACAGGTTTTACAGTTGGTTGGATTTATTGGATAGGTTGGTCTTCAACCGTGGCTTTTGAGATTGTGACGATAGGGATGCAGATGCAAAGATGGTTTCCCGATATTTCCCCATGGCTATGGTCATTACTTACCGGTATCATTTTATTTTCTGTTAACGCTTTCTCTGCACGCAGTTTTGCAGAAACAGAATTTTGGTTTGCTAGCATTAAAGTAGTCACCATTGTCCTGTTTATTCTAATCGGCGCATCTGTTATATTTGGTTTCGTTCCGATTCATGGAGAAACATCTGCTCCTATGTTTACACACTTAACTGAATTTGGATTCTTTCCTAACGGGGCACTGGCTGTGGTTATTGCCATGTTGGCGGTAAACTATTCCTTAGGAGGAACTGAACTCGTGGGGATTGCCTCGGGAGAAAGCGAATCACCGGAAAAAACGATACCAAAGGCAATCAATCAAACAGCGTATCGGATTATCTTATTCTTTGTTTTATCAATTGTCATTCTAGTTTCAATTGTTCCTTGGCAAGAAATTAAGCCAAATGTCAGTCCTTTTGTTACGGCTTTAGATAAGATTGGAATACCTTACGCAGCAGATATTATGAATTTTGTCATCATTACATCACTCTTGTCGGTGGCTAATTCCGGGCTTTATGCTACCACTAGAATGTTGTATTCTCTTTCAAAAGCACAAATGGCTCCAAAATCATTTCAAAAATTAACCGGTAAAGGGGTACCTTTACTTGCTTTAATTGCCAGTATGGGAATTTCTTGCGTTTCTATTCTCGCTTCAAAAATTGCCGCTAATACAGTTTATACATGGATTCTCTCTGTAGCAGGAATGGCATCGATTCTTGCATGGATGAGCATTGCTGCTTCCCAATACTTTTTCCGTAAGCGCTATCTTGCAGAAGGGGGGAAAGTGAGTGACCTGGGTTTTCGTACCCCATTGTACCCTGTAGTACCGATCCTCGCATTTAGCTTTAATTTAATTGTGCTGATTAGTTTGGCGTTTGGTGAGGGCACCAAAATGACCATTTATATAGGGGTTCCGGTAGTCATTGTCCTTCATTTAATCTACCTTTTCTTTATACGCAAGCAAACACATGAACAATATTCAAGCGCAGTAAATGAGTAA
- a CDS encoding methyl-accepting chemotaxis protein yields the protein MRFTLQSLRAKLIILCLFILLVPTICIGISTYEYSKSKLDEAGKAQLKNNVKLVIGMIKLMDEQVKAGHLTREEAQEKIRQEVLGEKNSENKRSIKKEYTVGETGYIWAVNKDAVSVMNPFNEGQSLTDVKTKDGVMLGREIVEKGTNGGGYLTYKWIAPDTDEIEMKVNYVELEPNWGWIVGSGAYFKEFNSGAKQVLYLVSIIAIIFVLLGTLVVSYFSTRFTKPILLIGKRLNNVAEGDFTVEEVSIKSKDEIGELARDFNNMIKSMRHLISEVHASTQQVAVSSRELTASAEQTSKATEQITIAIQESASGAEEQQVALQKTTNSLEEISVGMQRIAESASTISESSTDTAETAKLGGVALQGTVKQMNSINKSVNESDAVIKLLDGRTKEIEGMLKTIIDISDQTNLLALNAAIEAARAGEHGRGFSVVAEEVRKLADQSNKSSNQISKLIEEIQKDMEQSIQTMDKVKEEVGSGIQIVNETERKFDAILRSTGQISQQIEELASVTQQISAGVQEISASGENVASIAQQASGNSQSIAASAEEQLASMEEVTSLATSLSNMAEELQELTVKFKF from the coding sequence GTGAGATTTACATTACAATCATTACGGGCTAAATTAATCATTCTATGTTTGTTTATTTTATTAGTACCTACTATCTGTATAGGTATCAGTACGTATGAATACTCAAAAAGTAAGTTGGATGAAGCCGGAAAAGCACAATTGAAAAATAATGTTAAGTTAGTCATAGGCATGATTAAGCTTATGGATGAACAAGTAAAGGCCGGGCATCTAACACGTGAAGAAGCCCAAGAAAAAATTCGGCAAGAAGTATTGGGTGAGAAGAATTCCGAAAATAAACGTTCCATAAAAAAAGAATACACAGTAGGCGAAACGGGATACATATGGGCTGTAAATAAAGATGCTGTTTCTGTTATGAATCCTTTTAATGAAGGACAAAGTTTAACAGATGTTAAAACGAAAGACGGTGTTATGTTAGGGAGGGAAATTGTTGAAAAAGGAACAAACGGTGGCGGTTATCTGACATATAAATGGATAGCACCAGATACAGACGAGATTGAAATGAAAGTTAATTATGTTGAACTAGAGCCAAACTGGGGCTGGATTGTTGGTTCAGGTGCTTACTTCAAGGAGTTTAATAGTGGTGCCAAGCAAGTTTTATATCTTGTTTCTATTATTGCAATCATCTTTGTTTTGTTAGGTACACTGGTTGTAAGTTATTTTTCGACACGCTTTACAAAGCCAATTCTGTTAATCGGTAAGAGGTTGAATAATGTAGCGGAAGGCGATTTTACGGTTGAAGAGGTTAGTATTAAATCAAAAGATGAGATCGGCGAGCTGGCCCGGGATTTTAATAATATGATAAAAAGCATGCGACATCTCATCAGCGAAGTACATGCGTCTACGCAACAGGTTGCTGTCTCCTCTCGGGAATTAACAGCAAGTGCGGAACAAACAAGCAAAGCAACGGAACAAATTACGATTGCAATACAAGAATCCGCAAGCGGGGCGGAAGAGCAGCAAGTCGCATTACAGAAAACAACAAATTCCCTTGAGGAAATATCAGTTGGAATGCAGCGCATTGCCGAGAGCGCCTCGACTATTTCTGAGTCTTCCACAGATACGGCAGAGACGGCCAAATTAGGTGGAGTCGCTTTACAAGGGACGGTTAAGCAGATGAATTCGATTAATAAGTCCGTTAATGAATCAGATGCTGTAATTAAGCTTTTGGATGGACGGACAAAAGAGATTGAAGGAATGTTAAAGACAATTATAGATATATCCGATCAAACCAATCTGCTGGCACTAAATGCGGCGATAGAAGCCGCGCGTGCAGGGGAGCATGGCCGTGGATTTTCGGTTGTAGCAGAAGAAGTTAGAAAACTGGCGGACCAATCCAATAAGTCTTCTAATCAAATTTCGAAGCTTATCGAAGAAATCCAGAAAGATATGGAGCAATCCATTCAGACCATGGACAAGGTAAAAGAAGAAGTAGGATCAGGAATACAAATCGTAAATGAAACAGAACGGAAATTCGATGCTATCTTGCGTTCAACAGGACAAATTTCGCAACAAATTGAGGAACTAGCCAGTGTAACCCAGCAAATATCGGCCGGGGTACAAGAGATTTCAGCAAGCGGGGAGAATGTTGCAAGCATTGCACAGCAAGCCTCTGGAAACTCGCAAAGTATTGCTGCGTCTGCCGAAGAGCAGCTTGCGTCGATGGAGGAGGTTACATCATTGGCGACGTCTTTATCGAACATGGCGGAGGAATTACAGGAGCTAACTGTCAAATTTAAATTTTAA
- a CDS encoding DUF1904 family protein, whose amino-acid sequence MPFLRFKGFDSTLLKTISPTLIKEFSHIASIPKDIVKIELLTVEQITDTPPSLEILMFQREQKKHDALASMLYDMLKEHGYTNVHIFFVILTPSLYYKEGRPLKEIPKIEVSSSS is encoded by the coding sequence ATGCCATTTTTGCGCTTTAAAGGGTTCGATAGTACCCTTCTTAAAACAATCTCTCCGACACTTATTAAGGAATTCTCTCACATAGCCAGCATTCCGAAGGACATCGTGAAAATCGAGCTTCTTACCGTCGAACAAATAACGGATACGCCTCCAAGCCTGGAAATCCTTATGTTCCAAAGAGAACAGAAAAAGCATGATGCACTTGCCTCTATGCTTTACGACATGTTAAAAGAGCATGGGTATACAAATGTCCATATTTTCTTTGTTATACTAACACCTTCACTTTATTACAAAGAAGGACGTCCATTAAAGGAAATTCCGAAAATAGAAGTGTCATCTTCTTCCTAA
- a CDS encoding VanZ family protein, which produces MLGTYFLPIGYALLTFPLLAFFFTLPFLIVQYRKYGYVNKVRSLVLYSLLLYLLTALYLVILPLPATTHTCIGASSSFTQWMPFQFVQDIVRETKVRINQPTTYVHLFKERAFLQVVFNILLLVPLGMFLRYYFQRKLFLVVAAAFGLSLFFEITQGTGLYGIYDCPYRLFDVDDLMLNTLGGLLGYALAPLLTLILPHPKHLDDYVDLSATRVSYIRRIIALQIDWFILSFLVALFWDPESPLGLAIPMFAYFVLLPYATNGRTLGKFIVRIRLQGQGPKLKLQEIIMRYGVLYFAVGGLHYLFIIGASLQFHPVVLIPLLLVLFMVDIVLVVHVLFTVFRRDKKLFYETWSGTKNVIT; this is translated from the coding sequence ATGTTAGGAACTTATTTTCTCCCGATTGGCTATGCATTATTGACATTCCCACTTCTCGCATTTTTCTTTACGTTACCATTCCTCATTGTACAGTACCGCAAGTATGGATATGTAAACAAAGTTCGCAGTCTTGTGCTCTACTCGCTTCTGCTATATTTACTAACCGCCCTTTATCTGGTTATCTTGCCCTTGCCTGCGACAACTCACACGTGCATAGGTGCAAGCTCTTCATTTACGCAATGGATGCCGTTTCAGTTCGTTCAAGATATTGTACGAGAAACAAAGGTACGGATTAACCAACCCACCACATACGTTCATCTATTCAAGGAACGCGCATTTCTTCAAGTAGTATTCAACATATTGCTGCTTGTTCCGTTGGGTATGTTCTTACGTTATTATTTCCAGCGCAAGCTATTTCTTGTGGTAGCCGCTGCCTTCGGACTGTCCTTGTTTTTCGAGATCACGCAAGGGACTGGACTATATGGCATCTATGATTGCCCATACCGGTTATTCGATGTAGACGATCTCATGCTTAACACGCTGGGCGGCCTGCTTGGTTACGCGCTCGCACCATTGTTGACGCTCATCCTGCCTCATCCAAAGCATCTTGATGATTATGTGGATTTATCAGCCACACGTGTATCTTATATTCGAAGAATTATCGCCTTGCAAATTGACTGGTTCATTTTGTCTTTTCTCGTTGCTTTGTTTTGGGACCCGGAAAGCCCACTGGGTCTTGCCATACCTATGTTTGCTTACTTTGTTCTGCTTCCGTATGCCACCAACGGACGCACACTCGGTAAATTTATTGTACGCATTCGTCTGCAAGGACAAGGACCCAAACTTAAGCTACAAGAGATTATCATGCGATATGGAGTCTTATACTTTGCCGTCGGCGGATTGCATTACCTATTCATTATCGGCGCTTCTCTTCAATTTCATCCTGTTGTACTCATACCTTTGCTGTTGGTACTATTTATGGTAGACATTGTTTTGGTCGTTCATGTGTTGTTTACTGTATTCCGACGTGATAAAAAGCTGTTTTATGAGACATGGAGTGGAACAAAGAACGTAATCACATAA
- the tsaD gene encoding tRNA (adenosine(37)-N6)-threonylcarbamoyltransferase complex transferase subunit TsaD: MTNNWKQKVYQRREEALAANKPIRILGIETSCDETSAAVIENGTVILSNVISSQIESHKRFGGVVPEVASRHHVENITVIIEQALQEADCTFDDIDAIAVTYGPGLVGALLVGVAAAKAISFARGIPLIGVHHIAGHIYANRFVKELEFPLVALVVSGGHTELVYMKEHGAYEIIGQTRDDAVGEAYDKVARSLGLPYPGGPHIDRLAHEGIPSIPLPRAWLEGTYDFSFSGLKSAVLNTLHNAAQRGETIEPQTLAASFQDSVVEVLVDKSFRLIRERPVKQLLLAGGVAANKGLRGALTERAEREGVELIIPPLSLCTDNAAMIAGAGYIEYKKGKLADMSLNGIPGLPLQ; encoded by the coding sequence ATGACGAACAATTGGAAACAGAAGGTTTATCAACGGCGTGAAGAAGCGCTCGCTGCAAATAAACCCATACGTATTCTTGGCATCGAGACGAGCTGTGATGAGACGTCCGCTGCTGTTATCGAAAACGGTACCGTTATTCTTTCCAATGTAATCTCCTCTCAAATTGAAAGTCATAAACGATTCGGAGGGGTCGTGCCTGAAGTGGCTTCACGGCATCATGTAGAGAATATTACGGTGATTATTGAGCAAGCATTGCAGGAAGCGGATTGTACATTCGATGATATTGATGCAATTGCGGTAACATATGGACCCGGATTGGTGGGGGCACTTCTTGTAGGCGTAGCGGCCGCCAAAGCGATTTCATTTGCGCGTGGTATTCCGCTTATTGGTGTGCATCATATTGCAGGCCACATTTATGCTAACCGATTTGTAAAAGAGCTTGAGTTCCCGCTTGTGGCGCTTGTAGTATCCGGGGGACATACGGAGCTTGTTTATATGAAAGAGCATGGGGCATATGAGATTATCGGACAGACAAGGGACGACGCGGTAGGCGAAGCATACGATAAAGTGGCACGATCGCTTGGACTTCCATATCCGGGCGGTCCTCATATTGACAGGCTTGCACACGAAGGGATACCTTCTATCCCGCTGCCGCGTGCCTGGCTTGAAGGAACATATGATTTCAGCTTTAGCGGTCTGAAGTCCGCGGTACTTAATACACTGCATAATGCAGCGCAACGAGGGGAGACGATTGAGCCGCAAACGCTTGCTGCCAGCTTTCAGGATTCGGTTGTGGAAGTGCTTGTGGATAAGTCGTTCAGACTTATTCGAGAGCGTCCGGTGAAGCAGCTGCTGTTAGCCGGGGGTGTGGCGGCCAATAAGGGACTTCGCGGGGCATTGACCGAGCGTGCGGAGAGAGAAGGTGTAGAATTGATTATTCCACCACTGTCGCTGTGTACAGATAATGCCGCAATGATTGCAGGCGCAGGCTATATTGAATATAAGAAAGGCAAGTTGGCAGATATGTCGTTAAACGGCATTCCCGGTTTGCCGCTCCAATAA